A region from the Lutra lutra chromosome 1, mLutLut1.2, whole genome shotgun sequence genome encodes:
- the TINCR gene encoding TINCR ubiquitin domain containing, which translates to MEGLRRGLSRWKRYHIKVHLADEALLLPLTVRPRDTLSDLRAQLVGQGVSSWKRTFYYNARRLDDHQTVRDVRLQDGSVLLLVSDPR; encoded by the exons ATGGAGGGGCTGCGGCGGGGCCTGTCGCGCTGGAAGCGCTACCACATCAAGGTGCACCTGGCGGACGAGGCGCTGCTGCTGCCGCTCACCGTGCGGCCGCGGGACACGCTCAGCGACCTGCGCGCGCAGCTCGTGGGCCAGGGCGTGAGCTCCTGGAAGCGCACCTTCTACTACAACGCGCGGCGGCTGGACGACCACCAGACGGTGCGCGACGTGCGCCTGCAGGACGGCTCGGTGCTGCTGCTCGTCAGCGACCCCAG GTAG